The Pyxidicoccus sp. MSG2 DNA segment CGCACTGCCACGCGCCTCGGGCCGCACCAAGAGCATCCGCGACACGAGCTCGCTCAGCTCCGCGCAGCAGCGGACGTTGACGATGCGTGCAGGCCGTGGACCCGCCCCCTCCGGGCTCCAGACGTGGGAGTCCTTGTCCAGCGGCGACACCGAGGGAGGGTATTCGCCAGTCACCAGCCGGTATGCAGTCACTCCCAATGCGAAGACATCATCCGCCGGCCCGGGCGCGTAGGCGGGGGTCGACTCGAGGATGGGGAGCCGCACGGAGCGCAAGGCCTCCGGCGAGCGGTAGGGCGGAGTCCCGGGAGGAAATGGCGGCGACGTCAGTGGGACGGCACCCACGTAGTGTCCGCAGCCGAAGTCGGTGAGGAAGACCTGGCCGTCCGTGGCGCTCACGAGGACGTTGTCGCCCTTCACATCTCTGTGGACGCCCTCGACGGCATGAGTGGCAGCCAGGGCCCGCGCGAGGCGGGCGAAGGCGTGAAGCACCTGGCGGGAGCTGGGGCTCACCACCTGTGCCCATTCGTACAGGGACAGGCCCTCTATCCACTCCATCGCGAGCCAGGGATGGGAGAGGCCCCACGGCGATTGCCAGCTCCCATGGTCCACGAGGCGCGGGACGCTCGGGTGGCAGATGCGGGAGAGCAGCTCCACCTCTCGTGCGAAGCGCTCATCTCCGGGACGCAGGGCCAGCTTGAGGGCGACGGGTCCGGGCCTCCCCTCAACGCCGAAGGCGCGGTAGACGGCGCCGTAGGCTCCA contains these protein-coding regions:
- a CDS encoding serine/threonine protein kinase, yielding MERRGYGAYGAVYRAFGVEGRPGPVALKLALRPGDERFAREVELLSRICHPSVPRLVDHGSWQSPWGLSHPWLAMEWIEGLSLYEWAQVVSPSSRQVLHAFARLARALAATHAVEGVHRDVKGDNVLVSATDGQVFLTDFGCGHYVGAVPLTSPPFPPGTPPYRSPEALRSVRLPILESTPAYAPGPADDVFALGVTAYRLVTGEYPPSVSPLDKDSHVWSPEGAGPRPARIVNVRCCAELSELVSRMLLVRPEARGSARELAEALERAARKAGPEAEVPLFAREEAWPKDVWAVPRHVVPRAPGRLNRSWLAAASLGGAVALAAGGMTLSVQPGEEPEPRHASAPEEARDAGTVAVGDTALTAPVSLARAPAVWPTISVDVPPRPLSGQLRPDATGRCPIRGQVPINGGCWLKLEIDVKDCDENYNYYVFKGACYGPAFAKPRPPTSAPSEHVGHDGP